One Bacteriovorax sp. PP10 DNA segment encodes these proteins:
- the nth gene encoding endonuclease III, with product MNLKQEKADYIVQRLEELYPETPIPLDHTDPYTLLIAVLLSAQCTDVRVNQITPKLFKRANTPQKMVKVPVSEIEDIIRPCGLAPRKSKAISDLSQILLDKYNGEVPQSFEGLEELPGVGHKTASVVMAQSFGVPAFPVDTHIHRLAQRWGLTAGKNVEQTEEDLKKVFPRDKWNKLHLQIIFYGREHCTARGCDGLQCDLCSSLNFLRKTPVKTKK from the coding sequence ATGAATTTAAAACAAGAAAAAGCAGATTACATTGTTCAAAGATTAGAAGAGTTGTATCCGGAAACACCAATTCCACTGGATCACACAGATCCTTATACGCTTTTAATCGCGGTTTTACTTTCAGCTCAGTGTACTGACGTTCGTGTGAATCAAATCACTCCTAAGCTATTTAAGAGAGCTAATACGCCTCAGAAAATGGTGAAGGTTCCTGTTTCTGAAATCGAAGACATCATCAGACCGTGTGGACTAGCACCGAGGAAGTCGAAAGCGATTTCTGATTTGTCGCAAATTCTTCTTGATAAATATAACGGTGAAGTGCCACAGAGCTTTGAAGGCCTTGAAGAGCTTCCTGGTGTTGGACATAAAACAGCTTCAGTTGTTATGGCCCAAAGTTTTGGTGTGCCGGCGTTTCCAGTAGACACTCACATTCATAGACTTGCTCAAAGATGGGGTCTTACTGCCGGAAAGAATGTTGAGCAGACAGAAGAAGATTTAAAGAAAGTTTTTCCGAGAGATAAATGGAATAAGCTGCATTTGCAGATCATTTTTTACGGAAGAGAGCATTGTACGGCCAGAGGGTGCGATGGGCTTCAGTGTGATCTTTGTTCTTCACTTAATTTTCTGAGGAAGACTCCGGTTAAGACGAAGAAATAA
- a CDS encoding S8 family peptidase, translated as MKIKNLIFVSLLIFSGNVFSAHSKNLKSNFVTGEILVKYKATMSSFDQSVAIEREGGVRIGKQMKKGWNRVKLKKTLNIKEAIEEFKQDPDVLHAQPNYIYHALLAPNDPRYGQLWGLKNTGQTIISAGGPDTPRPTNNPGVSGKDMNLEYAWNTITDCSSVIVAVIDTGINYNQGDLVNNMWDGGASYPNHGYDFVNNDNDPMDSNGHGTHVAGTIGAVGNNGTGSTGVCWKVKLMAIRVLDTTGSGTSADIIDGINFAVDNGAKVINMSLGGSEFGQFESDAMTYALNHNVLVVAAAGNDGTNNDDGSTLIYPCDYAQNNIVCVAALAQDYSLASFSNYGITHVDVGAPGVNIVSTWPGTHSSVTDTLKAGWSFSSTAASGWGYKDLNFGSPVSCLVNPTNYNYSTAKYLNNMDARAWKSFNPSSVDVATLNFYLMTDVDAGDSISIYSKSGTTDPMASGTKLDTFSGTTYGYREPFEYEITSLLGSPFSIGFNLVTDSSGVDLGVNVSNFSIDTLAYNTTSYNVISGTSMAAPHVAGLAAMIYAYNPSYTYSDVANSIKRGGVATASLAGKTSTGKAVSAIGSLNYINTPTGVAAVKVP; from the coding sequence ATGAAGATTAAAAATTTAATATTTGTGAGTTTATTAATTTTTTCTGGAAATGTTTTTTCGGCCCATTCGAAAAATTTAAAATCCAATTTTGTCACCGGCGAGATACTGGTGAAGTATAAAGCTACAATGAGTTCTTTTGATCAGAGTGTTGCCATTGAAAGAGAAGGTGGAGTCAGGATCGGCAAGCAGATGAAAAAAGGTTGGAATAGAGTTAAGCTAAAAAAAACTCTCAACATAAAAGAGGCGATTGAAGAATTTAAGCAAGATCCTGATGTTCTTCATGCTCAACCCAATTATATTTATCATGCATTACTAGCTCCCAATGACCCTCGTTATGGGCAATTGTGGGGATTAAAAAATACCGGACAAACGATTATTTCGGCCGGTGGTCCCGACACTCCGAGACCGACAAACAATCCAGGTGTGTCCGGTAAGGATATGAATCTGGAATATGCATGGAATACTATCACGGACTGCTCCTCAGTCATCGTGGCCGTTATCGATACAGGAATTAATTATAATCAAGGTGATCTAGTAAATAATATGTGGGATGGGGGAGCGAGCTATCCAAATCACGGTTATGACTTTGTAAATAATGACAATGATCCGATGGATTCTAATGGCCATGGAACACACGTTGCAGGAACAATTGGTGCCGTTGGAAATAATGGCACTGGTAGTACCGGTGTATGCTGGAAAGTAAAATTGATGGCCATAAGAGTTTTAGATACAACGGGATCTGGAACATCGGCCGATATAATTGACGGTATTAATTTTGCGGTTGATAACGGTGCTAAAGTCATCAATATGAGTTTAGGGGGAAGTGAGTTTGGTCAATTTGAAAGTGATGCAATGACGTACGCTCTTAATCATAATGTTTTGGTCGTGGCCGCCGCAGGAAATGATGGAACAAATAACGATGACGGTTCAACACTAATTTATCCATGTGACTATGCTCAGAATAATATCGTTTGTGTTGCGGCCTTAGCTCAGGATTATTCATTGGCCTCTTTTTCTAATTATGGAATAACTCACGTGGACGTCGGAGCGCCGGGAGTTAATATTGTAAGTACATGGCCCGGAACTCACTCATCTGTGACTGATACGTTAAAAGCAGGATGGAGTTTTTCCAGCACGGCCGCTTCAGGATGGGGCTACAAAGATTTAAATTTTGGCTCACCTGTCAGTTGCCTGGTTAATCCTACTAATTATAACTACAGTACTGCGAAGTATTTAAACAATATGGATGCAAGGGCGTGGAAAAGTTTTAATCCTTCCTCTGTTGATGTTGCGACTTTAAATTTTTACTTGATGACTGACGTCGATGCTGGCGACTCTATATCAATTTATAGTAAGAGTGGCACAACTGATCCAATGGCCAGCGGAACAAAACTTGATACATTTTCAGGAACGACCTACGGTTACCGTGAGCCTTTTGAATATGAGATCACGTCATTGTTAGGAAGTCCTTTTAGTATTGGATTTAACCTTGTTACAGACAGCTCTGGTGTTGATTTAGGAGTTAACGTTTCAAATTTTTCAATTGATACTCTGGCCTACAACACGACATCTTACAATGTGATCAGCGGAACTTCGATGGCCGCTCCACATGTGGCGGGTTTAGCAGCTATGATTTACGCTTATAATCCAAGTTATACTTACAGTGACGTCGCTAATTCTATTAAACGTGGTGGCGTGGCGACGGCATCTCTTGCTGGTAAAACTTCAACAGGAAAAGCGGTGAGTGCTATTGGATCTCTTAATTATATTAATACACCAACAGGTGTCGCAGCGGTAAAAGTTCCATGA
- a CDS encoding Hsp20 family protein, with protein sequence MKKLVLIMIFLFANITAPKIYAQDEQFEKQIQEIMKAREEMLNSLMDGNGDMEQKMMEMMRRFSQQGGMPGFDIGELEGPVVGEYDWIVTDTQKILKIKVKQIKDKPLDIKIEKGMVKIKGDVESTQGTGKKKIVRKVNFERSFSLPDDVDQTSPEFENKDGEFLIKFKRLAKAEFKKTTPPPAVKKVDERIPVSPNSDDLNI encoded by the coding sequence ATGAAAAAATTAGTACTCATCATGATTTTTTTATTCGCAAATATAACAGCACCAAAAATTTATGCTCAAGATGAGCAGTTCGAAAAACAAATCCAGGAAATCATGAAGGCCCGCGAAGAGATGCTCAACTCTCTTATGGACGGCAATGGCGACATGGAACAAAAGATGATGGAGATGATGAGAAGGTTCTCACAACAAGGCGGAATGCCCGGTTTTGATATCGGAGAGCTCGAAGGGCCGGTAGTCGGAGAGTATGACTGGATCGTTACTGACACTCAGAAAATTTTAAAAATAAAAGTAAAACAGATTAAAGATAAACCTCTAGATATTAAGATTGAAAAGGGGATGGTGAAGATTAAAGGTGATGTAGAGTCTACTCAAGGCACTGGTAAGAAAAAAATCGTGCGCAAAGTGAATTTTGAAAGATCGTTTTCTCTGCCTGATGATGTTGATCAAACTAGTCCTGAATTTGAAAATAAAGATGGTGAATTTTTAATTAAGTTTAAACGTCTGGCGAAAGCTGAATTTAAGAAGACAACGCCGCCTCCTGCTGTCAAAAAAGTTGATGAGCGAATTCCTGTGAGTCCTAATTCAGATGATCTAAATATCTAG
- the murI gene encoding glutamate racemase: protein MSAKTHKIGVFDSGIGGFSVLSDLISAFPEAHFYYYSDDAHAPYGPKTDEYITNRTFVITDELISKGAEMIVVACNTATASSIDTLRTRYPEMTFVGVEPYLNAYYKETGPSKMAVLTTESTGKSERFKRLKERLDPKGFIDHYSLKNLARMVEDFYRDPSYEKEFDRLLDIELEPLKGKNYTHAILGCTHYPLVKDKIESILKLKTLSPSPYVAQRVRDLSVKEGEVKAPVSESFDFYSSSKPEWVEKNRHTFFGPFKK from the coding sequence ATGAGCGCGAAAACGCATAAGATAGGTGTTTTTGACTCCGGGATCGGAGGCTTCAGTGTCCTGTCGGATCTGATCAGCGCTTTTCCTGAGGCACATTTCTATTACTATAGCGACGATGCTCACGCTCCATACGGACCTAAGACTGACGAGTATATAACTAATCGAACATTTGTGATCACCGACGAGCTTATTTCTAAAGGCGCGGAGATGATTGTTGTGGCCTGCAATACAGCTACAGCGTCAAGCATTGATACACTTCGCACGCGTTATCCTGAAATGACTTTTGTTGGTGTTGAGCCTTATTTAAACGCCTATTACAAAGAAACCGGCCCTTCAAAAATGGCGGTTCTTACAACTGAGTCCACAGGAAAATCAGAGCGCTTCAAAAGATTAAAAGAGCGCCTTGACCCAAAAGGTTTTATTGACCATTATTCTCTTAAAAACTTAGCTCGCATGGTGGAAGATTTCTACCGCGATCCAAGTTATGAAAAGGAATTCGACCGTCTTTTAGACATCGAACTTGAACCACTAAAAGGCAAAAATTATACGCATGCTATTTTAGGATGCACTCACTATCCGTTAGTGAAAGATAAGATTGAATCGATACTAAAATTAAAAACGCTGAGCCCGTCACCGTATGTCGCTCAAAGAGTGCGCGACTTATCTGTGAAAGAAGGTGAAGTAAAAGCACCTGTCAGTGAGAGTTTTGATTTTTATTCCAGCAGTAAACCCGAGTGGGTAGAAAAAAACCGTCATACGTTTTTTGGCCCATTTAAAAAATAA
- a CDS encoding 6-pyruvoyl trahydropterin synthase family protein produces the protein MKTAFSIRVYKQYFNFASSHFMLFKDGTREPLHGHNYRVQVKGNAPELDDDMVFDFLNIKPIVRRICDSLDHKLLIPKNNPNLVIEDRENNYNIVCVDKSVFSIPKTDVLMLPIENTSAERIAAYIANELHAAVLAEYKFEFNELEIEVEETPGQAAVYTLFKE, from the coding sequence ATGAAAACAGCATTTTCCATTCGTGTCTATAAGCAATATTTTAACTTTGCGTCTTCTCACTTCATGCTTTTTAAAGATGGAACGAGAGAGCCTCTTCACGGTCACAATTACCGCGTTCAAGTCAAAGGCAACGCGCCTGAGCTTGATGATGACATGGTTTTTGATTTTTTAAACATAAAACCTATTGTGAGAAGAATCTGTGATTCTTTAGACCATAAACTTTTAATCCCTAAAAACAATCCCAATTTAGTTATTGAAGATAGAGAAAATAACTATAACATTGTATGCGTTGATAAGAGTGTTTTTAGTATTCCTAAAACAGACGTGCTGATGCTGCCGATTGAAAATACATCTGCAGAAAGAATCGCTGCATACATTGCAAACGAACTTCATGCTGCCGTTTTAGCTGAATACAAATTTGAATTTAATGAGCTAGAAATTGAAGTTGAAGAAACGCCAGGACAGGCCGCTGTATATACCCTCTTTAAGGAATAG
- a CDS encoding CpaF family protein, which produces MSVFSDAIDQFLYPIKELLEDAGVSEIMINGPKEIFVEKKGLVYKTDAQFHNEEALVSAMRAIAQSVGRRIDKDNPRLDARLPDGSRIHVVLPPMAKNGTTVAIRKFSKEKLTLNDLITFGSLSKEAARFLDICMFLGKNIIVSGGTGSGKTTMLNVLGSRIPKTQRLIIIEDAAELQVKAEHVVNFETRKADSERGVTEITIRDLVVSAMRLRPDRIIVGEVRGEEALDLIQVMNTGHDGSMGTVHANNPVDACTRLETLCLMGDTKIPADAIRKMVASAMQIVVQCSRYHDGGRRTSHVSEITGIDKNGNYISRDIFKWVQTGKDPETGKYLGEMVACNYVPSFFEDIIVNKLPFPKSNFLAPEWYNQKLRGDKGEAA; this is translated from the coding sequence ATGTCAGTATTTAGCGATGCAATTGACCAGTTTTTATATCCAATCAAGGAACTTCTTGAGGACGCCGGCGTATCTGAAATCATGATCAACGGGCCCAAAGAAATTTTCGTGGAAAAAAAAGGTCTCGTCTATAAAACTGATGCTCAATTTCACAATGAAGAAGCACTTGTATCAGCGATGAGAGCGATTGCTCAGTCGGTTGGTAGAAGAATTGATAAAGACAATCCTCGTCTCGATGCCCGCCTTCCCGATGGATCTCGTATCCACGTTGTTTTACCTCCAATGGCAAAAAATGGAACGACGGTTGCTATCAGAAAGTTTTCAAAAGAAAAATTAACACTGAATGATTTAATCACTTTTGGTTCATTATCAAAAGAGGCAGCAAGATTTTTAGATATCTGTATGTTCCTGGGAAAAAATATTATTGTTTCAGGTGGTACGGGTTCTGGAAAGACGACCATGTTAAACGTTTTGGGGTCGAGAATTCCAAAAACTCAACGCTTAATTATTATTGAAGATGCGGCCGAGCTACAGGTAAAAGCTGAGCACGTTGTAAACTTTGAAACCAGAAAAGCAGACTCTGAAAGAGGCGTCACTGAGATCACGATTCGTGACCTGGTTGTGTCGGCCATGAGACTTCGTCCAGATAGAATTATTGTTGGAGAGGTTCGTGGTGAAGAAGCACTAGATCTTATCCAGGTTATGAACACAGGTCACGATGGTTCAATGGGAACAGTCCATGCGAACAATCCAGTTGATGCTTGCACACGTTTAGAAACTTTATGTCTGATGGGTGATACAAAAATTCCTGCGGACGCTATTCGTAAGATGGTTGCATCTGCTATGCAAATTGTCGTTCAATGCTCGCGTTACCATGACGGGGGAAGAAGAACTTCTCACGTTTCAGAAATTACCGGTATCGATAAAAACGGAAACTACATTTCGCGCGATATTTTTAAATGGGTACAAACAGGAAAAGATCCTGAGACTGGAAAATATCTGGGAGAAATGGTGGCGTGTAATTACGTGCCGTCATTCTTTGAAGATATTATCGTCAATAAACTACCGTTTCCAAAAAGCAATTTCCTTGCTCCTGAATGGTACAATCAAAAATTAAGAGGCGATAAGGGCGAAGCAGCTTAA
- a CDS encoding 5'-nucleotidase, lipoprotein e(P4) family, translated as MRSLLTILTLTVLASCSTHSNSVSDSVAKPNPREYQVGAYLWQQTSGEYRALTYQAYNIAKERVERDLEDKHNKKRAVIFDIDETVLDNSFGGAMEIREGLSWKENHFAEWVKMKQAIAIPGALDFVKFLEARNVEIFYITNRASDMFQDTFDNLKAQGFPVKKENLMPMPKEHTKEPRRLEVLKKYSVVLYVGDNLSDFPGGYEKTTVEERNALVDKMKADFGQKFIILPNPLYGDWERALPANKSRYENLKVKP; from the coding sequence ATGCGTTCACTTTTAACAATCTTAACATTGACGGTTTTAGCGTCTTGTTCAACTCATTCGAACTCAGTAAGTGATTCGGTTGCAAAACCAAATCCACGTGAGTATCAGGTTGGGGCCTATTTATGGCAACAAACGAGTGGTGAGTATAGAGCACTTACTTATCAAGCTTACAATATCGCTAAAGAGCGTGTTGAAAGAGACCTGGAAGACAAGCACAACAAAAAGCGTGCTGTTATTTTCGATATCGATGAAACGGTTCTTGATAACTCTTTTGGCGGGGCCATGGAGATTAGAGAAGGTCTTTCATGGAAAGAAAATCATTTTGCTGAATGGGTGAAGATGAAGCAAGCGATTGCTATCCCCGGTGCTCTTGATTTCGTAAAATTCCTGGAAGCGCGTAACGTAGAAATTTTCTATATTACAAACAGAGCGAGCGACATGTTCCAGGATACTTTTGATAACCTGAAAGCTCAGGGCTTCCCGGTAAAAAAAGAAAACCTAATGCCAATGCCGAAAGAGCATACAAAAGAGCCAAGACGTCTGGAAGTTCTTAAGAAGTATTCAGTTGTTTTATATGTGGGAGATAATCTTTCAGATTTCCCAGGTGGATATGAAAAAACGACGGTTGAAGAGCGTAACGCGTTGGTCGATAAAATGAAAGCGGACTTCGGGCAGAAGTTTATTATCCTTCCAAATCCATTGTACGGAGATTGGGAAAGGGCATTGCCTGCAAATAAATCGCGATATGAAAATTTAAAAGTTAAGCCTTAG
- a CDS encoding M14 family zinc carboxypeptidase: MKFIELPHGTSVKGEKIPAFKSELDAPTYNYVLGAVHGDEVEGAHLAKEIFKWLSTTDEVNMPLVFVPVVNVDGYKAGTRVNGNGVDLNRNLPSAQWTPEAREEKYFPGTAPLSEPENKFLVELFKKYPPRFILSFHSWYPVINYNGKCKEIADFLASYNKYPIEADFLTHPTPGSLGEFGPQEFKAPVLTFECPVLGEGHTLESIWKDNEEAFKKLFTTKIIETFQA, from the coding sequence ATGAAATTCATTGAATTACCACATGGAACTAGTGTTAAAGGTGAAAAGATCCCAGCATTCAAATCAGAACTAGACGCTCCAACATACAACTACGTATTAGGTGCAGTTCACGGTGACGAAGTTGAAGGTGCTCATTTAGCAAAAGAAATTTTTAAATGGCTATCAACGACTGACGAAGTGAATATGCCACTAGTCTTCGTTCCAGTTGTAAACGTCGACGGATATAAAGCAGGAACACGTGTAAACGGAAACGGCGTTGATCTAAACCGCAACCTTCCTTCAGCTCAGTGGACTCCAGAAGCTCGCGAAGAAAAATACTTCCCGGGAACAGCTCCATTATCAGAACCAGAAAATAAATTCTTAGTAGAACTCTTCAAAAAGTATCCGCCAAGATTCATCCTAAGTTTCCATTCATGGTACCCGGTTATTAACTACAACGGAAAATGCAAAGAGATTGCTGACTTCCTTGCAAGCTATAACAAGTATCCAATTGAAGCAGACTTCTTAACTCACCCGACTCCAGGATCGCTTGGAGAATTTGGGCCACAGGAATTTAAAGCTCCGGTTTTAACTTTTGAATGTCCGGTATTAGGTGAAGGCCATACGCTGGAATCGATCTGGAAAGACAATGAAGAAGCTTTCAAAAAGCTCTTCACAACGAAGATAATCGAAACATTTCAAGCTTAA
- a CDS encoding ribonuclease H family protein yields MKKSEVLKILKKLRPVFDQFPEAIAALDKLESLTPDLVEVKEAKALNWESKFPLPDEMQERTSGYAVFADGACRGNPGPGAWGVMIQDASGQVILKSSGVDVPTTNNKMELEGVIRGLQGLVEKWIEDGVSDHESPVFVYSDSKYVTEGISSWITGWKNRGWKKADGKEPENILLWKQLDELKSNFNHIKFNWVKGHAGHPQNEMCDQMCNLALDEAGF; encoded by the coding sequence ATGAAAAAATCCGAAGTACTTAAAATTCTTAAAAAATTACGTCCTGTCTTTGACCAGTTTCCTGAGGCAATTGCTGCTTTGGATAAACTAGAATCATTAACCCCTGATTTGGTGGAAGTTAAGGAGGCGAAAGCTCTTAACTGGGAATCCAAATTTCCATTGCCGGATGAGATGCAAGAGCGCACGAGTGGCTACGCCGTGTTTGCTGATGGGGCCTGTAGAGGAAACCCAGGGCCGGGTGCCTGGGGAGTTATGATTCAGGATGCGAGTGGGCAAGTTATTTTAAAATCTTCGGGCGTTGATGTTCCGACGACGAATAATAAGATGGAGCTTGAAGGGGTTATTAGAGGTCTTCAAGGGCTGGTTGAAAAATGGATTGAAGACGGTGTCTCTGATCATGAAAGCCCGGTGTTCGTTTATAGTGACTCGAAGTATGTCACGGAAGGGATCTCTAGCTGGATCACTGGATGGAAAAATCGCGGTTGGAAAAAGGCCGATGGGAAAGAGCCGGAGAATATTCTTCTTTGGAAGCAGTTAGATGAATTGAAATCAAATTTTAATCACATTAAGTTCAATTGGGTGAAAGGCCATGCCGGACATCCACAGAATGAAATGTGTGATCAGATGTGCAACCTTGCTTTGGATGAAGCGGGCTTTTAA
- a CDS encoding FKBP-type peptidyl-prolyl cis-trans isomerase, whose amino-acid sequence MKKILVLALLAAVAVGCSKGKDPKTEEEKTFYSIGTMFGSRLTQLSMSDSEIDALTSGLRDAAKGEKQKVDPMAYQQKIQDMFKARMEKQAGDIKKKGAEFIDNFVKKEGATKTASGLAYKVIKEGTGPTPKETDVVKVHYHGTLMDGTVFDSSVERKQEVSFPLNRVIRGWTEGLQTMKVGGKSKFVIPSELAYGDAGAPPKIAGGATLIFEVELLGIEKAAPTAEAAPSASAAKKK is encoded by the coding sequence ATGAAGAAGATTTTAGTATTGGCACTTCTTGCAGCAGTTGCAGTTGGATGTTCAAAAGGGAAAGACCCTAAGACAGAAGAAGAGAAAACATTTTACTCGATCGGAACAATGTTCGGATCACGCTTAACTCAATTAAGTATGTCAGATTCAGAAATCGACGCACTTACATCTGGATTAAGAGATGCAGCTAAAGGTGAAAAACAAAAAGTTGATCCTATGGCATACCAACAAAAAATCCAAGATATGTTCAAAGCTCGTATGGAAAAACAAGCTGGAGATATCAAGAAGAAAGGTGCTGAATTCATCGATAACTTCGTAAAGAAAGAAGGGGCAACTAAAACTGCTTCTGGACTTGCTTACAAAGTAATCAAAGAAGGAACTGGACCTACTCCAAAAGAAACTGACGTAGTAAAAGTTCACTACCATGGTACTTTAATGGATGGAACTGTGTTCGATTCATCTGTAGAAAGAAAACAAGAAGTTTCATTCCCTCTTAACAGAGTTATCCGTGGATGGACTGAAGGTCTTCAAACTATGAAAGTTGGTGGGAAGTCGAAATTCGTAATCCCTTCTGAGCTAGCTTACGGTGATGCTGGTGCACCTCCGAAAATCGCTGGTGGCGCAACTTTAATTTTCGAAGTTGAACTTCTTGGAATCGAAAAAGCAGCACCAACTGCTGAAGCGGCTCCATCTGCATCTGCAGCTAAGAAAAAATAG
- a CDS encoding GNAT family N-acetyltransferase: MLKIQIGNDQITVDDLLKVRASYPITEVEAASNIKRYEQELKEVENRLFFLGRNEDLSPCAYVQLIMKNADNDPELANGHEIAHIHDLRVRSDQQRQGIGFSLMDALEFEAFELGIKVLTLGVDNWNTQAIQFYDQLGYRKFKEVSGRSDDEVCYYMQKQLLD; this comes from the coding sequence ATGCTTAAAATTCAAATTGGAAATGATCAAATAACTGTTGATGACTTATTAAAAGTCAGGGCCTCTTACCCCATAACTGAAGTCGAAGCCGCTTCAAATATAAAACGATATGAACAAGAACTTAAAGAAGTTGAGAATCGTCTTTTCTTTTTGGGTCGCAATGAAGATTTATCACCATGTGCTTATGTTCAATTGATCATGAAGAATGCAGATAATGATCCCGAGTTGGCCAATGGGCATGAGATCGCTCATATCCATGATTTGCGTGTGAGGAGTGATCAGCAAAGACAAGGTATAGGATTTTCTCTGATGGATGCTTTAGAGTTTGAAGCTTTTGAATTGGGAATTAAAGTTCTTACTTTGGGAGTGGATAATTGGAATACTCAGGCCATCCAGTTTTATGATCAATTGGGGTATCGAAAATTTAAAGAAGTTTCTGGACGTTCGGATGATGAAGTTTGTTATTATATGCAAAAGCAATTGCTCGATTAG
- a CDS encoding YqfO family protein, whose protein sequence is MLKLTFYVPVEFKEVVKNALFDVGVGRIGNYDRCSFETEGQGQFRALEGANPTIGKVGDVEKISEVRVEMVMDDHILSIAVKALKNSHPYETPAYDVVKCMEA, encoded by the coding sequence ATGCTTAAGTTAACTTTTTATGTTCCGGTTGAGTTTAAAGAAGTTGTGAAAAATGCTTTGTTTGACGTTGGGGTTGGGCGCATTGGTAACTATGACAGATGCTCTTTTGAAACAGAAGGTCAGGGGCAATTTAGGGCCTTGGAGGGCGCAAATCCAACTATCGGAAAAGTTGGAGATGTAGAAAAAATTTCTGAAGTCAGGGTTGAAATGGTGATGGATGATCACATATTATCTATTGCAGTGAAGGCCTTAAAAAATTCACATCCGTACGAGACACCTGCCTACGATGTGGTAAAATGTATGGAGGCTTAA
- a CDS encoding outer membrane protein, with protein MIRYYLFLLATIMAVNARAESVYYLHELSRCEVSLFENKEFKVVNGKQFANVILDARSPAKNPDYIVFKIHNQIFVTRESCVMNVDKTKINNDLQGNEFKKKPRDMSEGEKFKSYKYFAEIDFGSMKVSDEGPVASDYNEVFPSTSATNPTSWGKAENSSYSSGSLLSLGFGLRSNQNRFLAFKLRLSNGKKSDALDLTDLNTSISERGTWVYEDSFKNFYVGYKFIFLDDSAWKPIVAAYIGASHMSSTLSDSVSTYELSSLGIAALIEAGIEYHLNSHWGVGMNLGYEYLGKKSLKFQDESSGTNFTSNMSYSNQYFTLGLKYYFK; from the coding sequence ATGATCAGGTATTACCTTTTTTTACTCGCAACAATCATGGCCGTTAATGCCAGGGCCGAAAGCGTGTACTACCTGCATGAACTCAGTCGATGTGAAGTCAGTCTTTTTGAAAATAAAGAATTCAAAGTTGTTAACGGTAAGCAATTTGCGAATGTCATTTTGGATGCTCGAAGTCCTGCTAAAAATCCAGACTATATTGTATTCAAAATTCATAATCAGATTTTTGTGACTCGTGAATCATGTGTCATGAATGTCGATAAAACTAAAATCAATAATGATTTGCAGGGAAATGAATTTAAGAAGAAGCCTCGTGATATGAGTGAGGGAGAAAAATTCAAATCTTATAAATATTTTGCTGAAATTGATTTTGGTTCAATGAAAGTTTCAGACGAGGGCCCCGTGGCCAGTGACTACAATGAAGTATTTCCATCGACCTCAGCAACCAACCCGACATCATGGGGTAAGGCCGAAAACAGCAGTTATAGTTCGGGTTCATTATTAAGTTTAGGTTTTGGATTAAGGTCCAATCAAAATAGATTTTTGGCATTCAAATTAAGGTTATCAAACGGAAAAAAATCTGATGCACTCGATTTAACTGATTTAAACACTTCCATTTCAGAAAGAGGAACGTGGGTCTACGAAGACTCCTTCAAAAACTTTTATGTCGGTTATAAATTTATTTTTTTAGATGATTCCGCATGGAAGCCGATTGTGGCAGCCTATATTGGGGCCAGTCACATGAGCTCAACTCTTAGTGATAGTGTCTCCACATATGAACTTAGTTCTCTGGGAATTGCGGCATTGATCGAGGCCGGGATTGAATATCATTTAAATTCTCATTGGGGGGTTGGAATGAATTTAGGTTATGAGTATCTGGGAAAAAAAAGTCTAAAATTTCAGGATGAAAGTTCTGGGACAAATTTTACATCAAATATGAGTTACTCTAACCAGTATTTTACACTTGGGTTGAAGTACTACTTTAAATAG